The genomic interval CTTTTGACGGGATAAGCGCGTTGAAGATATTAAGTTCAGAAAAATTTCATGTTATTATACTGGATTTAATAATGCCAAAAATGAAAGGGGAAGACGTCTTAAAAAAAATAAGGAATATCGACCCGGATGCAAAAGTAATTATTTTAACAGGGTATCCTTCTATTGAAACAGCAGTTGCCGCTTTAAAGGACCAGGCAAGCGATTACATAACAAAACCTTTTAAAAATGAAGAACTTTTAAAAGTAATAAAAATGGCTGTAATAAAAACCGGACTGTTTGAGGACCCTTTAAATAGATTAGATAAACAGATAGGGCAAAATATAAAAAATAACCGGATGAAAAAATCACTTATGGTAAAAGACCTGGCTGAAGGCGCGGGATTATCAGCGAGTCTGATTTCACAGCTTGAAAACGGGAAAAACGCCGCCTCGATTTTAACCCTTTACAAAATCGCGCAGGTTTTGGAAATAAAACTTTCTGATTTAGTTGAAGGTATCTAAGGGGCTGATTCATCAAGGGAATTTACCAGCAAGTCCCTCAGCGGTTTCCTATTTGATCTTAATCTTTTTTTGACAGGATAACCCAGTGATATGGCAGCGGCAAGCTCCAAATTTTTCTCTAATTTTAAAAACTTTCGGACGTCTTCTTTCCTGTTTAAAATTTCACCCAGCCAGCACGCGCCTAATTTTAAATAATGCACCAGAAGCAGCATATTTTGAATAGACGCGCCGATAGCCATCAAATCCTTGTCGCGGTTATAAGAAGCTTTATGATCCATAAAAACCAGGATAAGGACAGGCGCGCTTTTGATTATTTTTCCTGACTTGTCCAACTCACTTTTTCTAAAAAGACAAAGCTAATAAAATCAATGATTTAGCGATATAAAAGTGTAATTTTGTCGCACTAAGGTATAATAGGAGCATGTTTTATGTTCGTACTGT from bacterium carries:
- a CDS encoding nitroreductase family protein — its product is MDKSGKIIKSAPVLILVFMDHKASYNRDKDLMAIGASIQNMLLLVHYLKLGACWLGEILNRKEDVRKFLKLEKNLELAAAISLGYPVKKRLRSNRKPLRDLLVNSLDESAP
- a CDS encoding response regulator, which translates into the protein MRTLTQKIKILVIDDDKNLCENLEKILSFEGYLVKCAFDGISALKILSSEKFHVIILDLIMPKMKGEDVLKKIRNIDPDAKVIILTGYPSIETAVAALKDQASDYITKPFKNEELLKVIKMAVIKTGLFEDPLNRLDKQIGQNIKNNRMKKSLMVKDLAEGAGLSASLISQLENGKNAASILTLYKIAQVLEIKLSDLVEGI